One Halorientalis litorea DNA segment encodes these proteins:
- a CDS encoding helix-turn-helix domain-containing protein, which yields MTDDDSGTELDLRDRQYGIYQCNDCENVALTLRDCDGGMTCHGEPMERVTDLAIDVQPPDIKQVLLDAFDLPKPGLDICLCVIGDGPMPPADVADELGYDESTVRRYLNRLVDIGLLQKSQLNREDGGFVNVYHSIDVATMRRETLVGFYAWAGEAAVLIEEANVTKAEYLDEDYSEGLDEVFWERFERES from the coding sequence ATGACCGACGACGACAGCGGGACCGAACTGGACCTGCGCGACCGGCAGTACGGTATCTACCAGTGCAACGACTGCGAGAACGTCGCGCTCACTTTGCGGGACTGCGACGGCGGGATGACCTGTCACGGCGAGCCGATGGAGCGAGTGACCGACCTCGCAATCGACGTGCAACCGCCCGACATCAAGCAGGTCCTGCTGGACGCGTTCGACCTCCCCAAGCCCGGACTCGACATCTGCCTCTGTGTCATCGGCGACGGCCCGATGCCACCGGCCGACGTGGCCGACGAGTTGGGCTACGACGAGTCGACCGTCCGCCGGTATCTCAACCGCCTCGTGGACATCGGCCTCCTCCAGAAGTCACAGCTCAACCGCGAGGACGGCGGCTTCGTCAACGTCTACCACTCCATCGACGTGGCGACGATGCGCCGGGAGACGCTCGTGGGATTCTACGCGTGGGCGGGCGAGGCGGCGGTGCTCATCGAGGAGGCCAACGTCACCAAAGCGGAGTACCTCGACGAGGACTACAGCGAGGGCTTGGACGAGGTGTTCTGGGAACGGTTCGAGCGCGAGTCCTGA
- a CDS encoding HTH domain-containing protein, which translates to MSERPPRAELFVRSLAPTDARDQQEQVVERLRTLDAEGRVSTLDVRLCGECVCPESVTAETEPGRRLLDRYEAFRQWADERGRELVGFEERDTKSLLTGSRVTGIVFPRIVLAEYRDGDLTHVTPSRNGTERTSVSDRLDAL; encoded by the coding sequence GTGTCGGAGCGACCGCCGCGAGCGGAGCTGTTCGTCCGCTCGCTCGCGCCGACCGACGCCCGCGACCAGCAGGAGCAGGTGGTCGAGCGGCTCCGGACGCTCGACGCCGAGGGGCGGGTCAGTACCCTCGACGTTCGGCTCTGTGGCGAGTGTGTCTGCCCCGAGTCGGTGACCGCCGAGACCGAACCCGGCAGGCGGCTGCTCGACCGGTACGAGGCCTTCCGGCAGTGGGCCGACGAGCGGGGCCGCGAACTGGTCGGGTTCGAGGAACGGGATACGAAGTCACTGCTGACGGGGTCGCGGGTCACGGGCATCGTCTTCCCGCGAATCGTGCTCGCCGAGTACCGGGACGGCGACCTGACCCACGTGACTCCCTCGCGGAACGGTACCGAGCGAACGAGCGTCAGCGACCGGCTCGACGCCCTATAG
- the cca gene encoding CCA tRNA nucleotidyltransferase, with protein sequence MSDEFGAVVERVRERVTPDPEERDRLRAVTERLTERTAAAVADLPVEADIVLVGSTARGTWLAGDRDVDLFVQFPPDLDRERLEEYGLRIGRAVLPDGREEYAEHPYTVGEFEGFTVDLVPCYDVADATAIQSAVDRTPFHTAYLEDRLDDDLADAVRVCKAFLKGIGVYGSDLKTRGFSGYLTELLVVEYGGFRPLLDAAADWHPPVELDPEAHGETTFETPLVVVDPTDPGRNVAAVCSAANLARFQHYARELLADPREGLFEPDDPAPLDPAAFREAVADRGTTPVAVRFDAPDVVEDQLWPQLRKSLSGVTDELDRRGFDVFRADAFADDHAVVFAELAVTERPRVERHEGPPVHVRDHAEGFCGAYADDDGVYGPFVADDRYVVERERAFSTATEFLDSDALLEVALGAHVETALEDGYEVLVGDETAVLCEEFGPALARYFSPKP encoded by the coding sequence ATGAGCGACGAGTTCGGGGCCGTCGTCGAACGAGTCCGCGAACGGGTCACGCCCGACCCCGAGGAACGAGACCGCCTCCGGGCGGTCACCGAGCGACTCACCGAACGCACGGCGGCCGCCGTCGCGGACCTTCCGGTCGAGGCCGACATCGTCCTCGTGGGCAGTACCGCCCGCGGGACGTGGCTGGCGGGGGACCGCGACGTGGACCTGTTCGTGCAGTTCCCGCCGGACCTCGACCGCGAGCGACTCGAAGAGTACGGCCTCCGCATCGGACGGGCGGTTCTCCCGGACGGCCGCGAAGAGTACGCCGAACACCCCTACACGGTCGGCGAGTTCGAGGGTTTCACCGTCGACTTGGTGCCCTGCTACGACGTGGCCGACGCGACGGCCATCCAGTCGGCCGTCGACCGCACCCCCTTCCACACGGCCTATCTGGAGGACCGACTCGACGACGACCTCGCCGACGCCGTCCGCGTCTGCAAGGCCTTCCTGAAGGGTATCGGCGTGTACGGGAGCGACCTCAAGACGCGGGGGTTCTCGGGCTACCTGACGGAACTGCTCGTCGTCGAGTACGGCGGCTTCCGGCCGCTCCTCGACGCCGCCGCCGACTGGCACCCGCCGGTCGAACTCGACCCCGAAGCCCACGGGGAGACCACCTTCGAGACGCCGCTCGTCGTCGTCGACCCCACCGACCCCGGGCGCAACGTCGCGGCGGTCTGTTCGGCGGCGAACCTCGCGCGGTTCCAACACTACGCCCGCGAGCTCCTCGCCGACCCGCGCGAGGGCCTGTTCGAACCGGACGACCCGGCCCCGCTCGACCCGGCCGCGTTCCGGGAGGCTGTCGCGGACCGCGGGACGACGCCTGTCGCCGTCCGGTTCGACGCGCCCGACGTGGTCGAGGACCAACTGTGGCCACAACTCAGGAAGTCACTCTCTGGCGTCACGGACGAACTCGACCGGCGCGGGTTCGACGTGTTCCGGGCCGACGCCTTCGCCGACGACCACGCGGTGGTCTTCGCGGAACTCGCGGTCACCGAGCGGCCACGCGTCGAACGGCACGAGGGGCCGCCGGTCCACGTTCGCGACCACGCCGAGGGCTTCTGCGGGGCTTACGCCGACGACGACGGCGTGTACGGCCCCTTCGTCGCGGACGACCGCTACGTCGTCGAGCGCGAGCGGGCGTTTTCGACCGCGACCGAGTTCCTCGACAGCGACGCTCTCTTGGAAGTCGCACTGGGTGCCCACGTCGAGACGGCACTCGAAGACGGCTACGAGGTGCTGGTCGGCGACGAGACGGCGGTGCTGTGCGAGGAGTTCGGGCCGGCACTCGCGCGTTACTTCTCGCCGAAGCCCTGA
- a CDS encoding peroxiredoxin family protein: MSQHAPEETATPSFELPNVGVGPDPLSLAQVAETADFAVLLLLRDYHCPKCKAQVQSVAEQARSFAELNAAVVPILPDSREKAADWQDSFDLPFPLLADPGKEVAEKYDQPTRFGALGQLHDVIGRMPETVILDTREGDPEIVYAYEGETPGDRPDVETMVEEVENLQEAFVFDCDLVDC, translated from the coding sequence GTGTCACAGCACGCTCCCGAGGAGACGGCCACGCCGTCGTTCGAGTTGCCGAACGTCGGCGTCGGGCCGGACCCCCTCTCGCTCGCACAGGTCGCCGAGACGGCCGACTTCGCCGTCTTGCTCCTGCTCCGGGACTACCACTGCCCGAAGTGCAAGGCACAGGTCCAGTCGGTGGCGGAACAGGCACGGTCGTTCGCCGAGCTGAACGCCGCGGTGGTCCCGATTCTGCCGGACTCCCGGGAGAAGGCCGCCGACTGGCAGGACTCGTTCGACCTCCCCTTCCCCCTGTTGGCGGACCCGGGCAAGGAAGTCGCCGAGAAGTACGACCAGCCCACGCGGTTCGGCGCGCTGGGCCAGCTCCACGACGTCATCGGGCGGATGCCCGAAACGGTCATCCTCGACACGCGCGAGGGTGACCCCGAAATCGTCTACGCCTACGAGGGCGAGACGCCGGGCGACCGGCCCGACGTGGAGACGATGGTCGAGGAGGTCGAGAACCTGCAGGAGGCGTTCGTCTTCGACTGTGACCTCGTGGACTGCTGA
- a CDS encoding winged helix-turn-helix transcriptional regulator, whose product MSSDSHYATERPGIDRSTASVSTDVDETLVSMQDIVGRKWHPPIVYHLLADGPLGFSSLKGRVDGISSKMLSESLDALDAAGVVERAIVSDSPVRVEYALTERGASLEPLIEEMVSWGDAYDADDQPESGDGRAVAPAEGE is encoded by the coding sequence ATGAGTTCGGACTCACACTACGCGACCGAACGGCCCGGTATCGACCGCAGTACCGCCTCGGTGTCCACCGACGTCGACGAGACGCTGGTGTCGATGCAGGACATCGTCGGCCGGAAGTGGCATCCGCCCATCGTCTACCACCTCCTCGCGGACGGCCCGCTGGGGTTCAGTTCGCTCAAGGGCCGCGTCGACGGCATCTCCTCGAAGATGCTCTCTGAGAGCCTCGACGCGCTCGACGCCGCCGGCGTGGTCGAACGCGCCATCGTCAGCGACAGTCCGGTCCGAGTCGAGTACGCGCTCACCGAGCGCGGCGCGTCGCTCGAACCGCTCATCGAGGAGATGGTCTCGTGGGGGGACGCCTACGACGCCGACGACCAGCCCGAATCGGGGGACGGACGTGCCGTCGCACCGGCGGAGGGCGAGTGA
- a CDS encoding dihydrolipoyl dehydrogenase yields MAHHDLLVVGGGTGNNVAAAGADAGLDTALIEPGPLGGTCLNRGCNPSKMLIQAATAANHVREADRFNVDATLEGVDFAAVVDDMDETLSGLAEGMADDYRERENLTLYGEYVEFVDERTVDVDGERVSADKVVVAAGSRPLVPPIDGLDEVDPLTSDDALYLRDQPDSLVILGGGYIAVELGYFFESMGTDVTIVEMLDSLVPREDPDVAETFTDIAHDRHDVYTGYRVTAVESDGDGVVAHAEAEDGDEIRVSGDELLAAFGRRPNTDTLSVEAAGIETDDDGFVVTNDRLETSAENVWAQGDIADNAMFKHSGDYETETVVENAVHDGDATADFTAMPHAIFTEPQMAGVGETEADLADTDREYVVGRQSLPDTPMGRAKKLDAGFVKVLAAPDGEILGCHALGYEATTMIHEVVVAMRAGSGHVHDIRDTIHAHPTLNKAVEYAFEDVPV; encoded by the coding sequence ATGGCCCACCACGACCTGCTGGTGGTCGGCGGCGGCACCGGGAACAACGTCGCGGCGGCGGGCGCGGACGCGGGACTGGACACCGCGTTGATAGAGCCGGGGCCGCTCGGCGGGACGTGTCTGAACCGGGGCTGTAACCCCTCGAAGATGCTCATCCAGGCGGCGACGGCCGCCAATCACGTCCGCGAGGCCGACCGATTCAACGTTGACGCCACGCTGGAGGGCGTGGACTTCGCCGCCGTGGTCGACGACATGGACGAGACGCTGTCGGGACTGGCCGAGGGGATGGCCGACGACTACCGCGAGCGTGAGAACCTCACGCTGTACGGTGAGTACGTCGAGTTCGTGGACGAGCGGACCGTCGACGTGGACGGCGAGCGTGTCAGTGCCGACAAGGTCGTGGTCGCCGCGGGGTCCCGCCCGCTGGTCCCACCCATCGACGGACTGGACGAGGTCGACCCACTCACGAGTGACGACGCGCTGTACCTTCGCGACCAGCCCGACTCGCTCGTGATTCTGGGCGGCGGGTACATCGCCGTGGAGTTGGGGTACTTCTTCGAGTCGATGGGGACCGACGTGACCATCGTCGAGATGCTCGACTCACTTGTGCCGCGGGAGGACCCGGACGTGGCCGAGACGTTCACCGATATCGCACACGACCGCCACGACGTGTACACCGGTTACCGCGTCACTGCCGTCGAATCCGACGGCGACGGTGTCGTCGCACACGCCGAGGCCGAGGACGGCGACGAGATTCGGGTCTCGGGCGACGAACTGCTGGCCGCGTTCGGTCGCCGCCCGAACACGGACACGCTCTCGGTCGAGGCCGCCGGTATCGAGACGGACGACGACGGCTTCGTCGTCACGAACGACCGCCTCGAAACGTCCGCCGAGAACGTCTGGGCGCAGGGCGACATCGCCGACAACGCGATGTTCAAACACTCCGGTGACTACGAGACCGAAACCGTGGTCGAGAACGCGGTCCACGACGGCGACGCCACCGCGGACTTCACCGCGATGCCCCACGCAATCTTCACCGAGCCACAGATGGCCGGCGTCGGGGAGACGGAGGCCGACCTCGCCGACACCGACCGGGAGTACGTCGTCGGTCGGCAGTCACTGCCGGACACGCCGATGGGCCGGGCGAAGAAACTCGACGCGGGGTTCGTGAAGGTACTCGCCGCGCCGGACGGCGAGATTCTGGGCTGTCACGCACTGGGCTACGAGGCGACCACGATGATTCACGAGGTGGTGGTAGCGATGCGGGCCGGGTCGGGCCACGTCCACGATATCCGGGACACCATCCACGCCCACCCGACGCTGAACAAGGCCGTCGAGTACGCTTTTGAGGACGTGCCGGTCTGA
- a CDS encoding dihydrolipoyl dehydrogenase: MEEFDFLVIGSGSGLEVASVAANRGESVAVVEKGPLGGTCLNRGCIPSKMLLYHADVLETIERADEFGIEATVEDVAFGDIVREVTEDVAEDAASIRRGLRSSSQHTLFEGEARFVDERTVDVSGGEDDGARLRAETVLVAAGTRPAVPDIDGIDGVDYLTSTEALQLETPPDSMVVVGGGYIAAELGHFFGTFGTDVTVVGRRPYLLPEADPEVAAAFTDLYADRFTLHTGHAATAVSANGDGVSVEARPYEYGPDGGVVEGGETVTATGEELLVAAGRVPNTDTLNLDAAGIETDDDGFVETDEYLRTTADGVWALGDIVGEYLLKHSANHEARTVARNVYGENLEPVDYTAMPYAVFASPEVAGVGAREPDLQDAGREYATNTYRYEDTARGDAMHADGFVKAIVDLDGEILGCHVVGPDASTLIQEVVVAMKAGSGTVRDIRESVHVHPALPEVVQRAFSGQFSRGGSHHQHDH, from the coding sequence ATGGAGGAGTTCGACTTCTTGGTCATCGGTTCGGGGTCAGGCCTCGAGGTGGCGAGCGTCGCGGCCAACCGCGGTGAGTCCGTCGCCGTCGTCGAGAAGGGACCACTCGGCGGGACCTGTCTCAACCGTGGCTGTATCCCTTCGAAGATGCTCCTGTACCACGCCGACGTGCTCGAGACTATCGAACGCGCCGACGAGTTCGGTATCGAAGCCACTGTCGAGGACGTGGCCTTCGGGGACATCGTGCGCGAGGTCACCGAGGACGTGGCCGAGGACGCCGCATCGATCCGGCGTGGGCTCCGCTCGTCGTCCCAGCACACGCTGTTCGAGGGCGAGGCCCGGTTCGTGGACGAGCGCACGGTGGACGTCTCGGGTGGCGAGGACGACGGGGCACGCCTCCGTGCGGAGACGGTCCTCGTCGCCGCCGGAACCCGGCCCGCTGTCCCCGACATCGACGGGATAGACGGGGTGGACTACCTGACCAGCACCGAGGCTCTGCAACTCGAAACACCGCCGGACAGCATGGTCGTCGTGGGCGGGGGGTACATCGCGGCCGAGTTGGGGCACTTCTTCGGGACGTTCGGCACCGACGTGACCGTCGTCGGCCGCCGTCCGTACCTCCTCCCCGAGGCAGACCCCGAGGTGGCCGCGGCGTTCACCGACCTGTACGCCGACCGATTTACACTCCACACCGGCCACGCTGCCACGGCCGTCTCGGCCAACGGCGACGGAGTCTCCGTCGAAGCGCGGCCCTACGAGTACGGCCCCGACGGCGGCGTCGTCGAGGGCGGGGAGACCGTAACCGCCACCGGCGAGGAGTTGCTGGTGGCGGCCGGTCGAGTGCCCAACACCGACACGCTGAACCTCGACGCGGCGGGCATCGAGACTGACGACGACGGGTTCGTCGAGACCGACGAGTACCTGCGGACCACTGCCGACGGCGTGTGGGCGTTGGGCGACATCGTCGGCGAGTATCTCCTGAAACACAGTGCGAACCACGAGGCCCGGACGGTCGCCCGGAACGTCTACGGTGAGAACCTCGAACCGGTCGACTACACCGCGATGCCGTACGCCGTCTTCGCCTCGCCGGAGGTGGCGGGCGTGGGGGCCCGCGAACCGGACCTCCAGGACGCAGGGCGCGAGTACGCGACCAACACGTACCGCTACGAAGACACTGCCCGCGGCGACGCGATGCACGCCGACGGGTTCGTGAAGGCCATCGTGGACCTCGACGGCGAGATTCTGGGCTGTCACGTCGTCGGTCCCGATGCCTCGACGCTGATACAGGAGGTCGTCGTGGCGATGAAAGCCGGGTCCGGAACGGTGCGGGACATCCGCGAGTCCGTCCACGTCCATCCGGCCCTCCCGGAGGTGGTCCAGCGGGCCTTCTCCGGGCAATTCTCGCGCGGTGGCAGTCATCACCAACACGACCACTAA